A region of Bicyclus anynana chromosome 15, ilBicAnyn1.1, whole genome shotgun sequence DNA encodes the following proteins:
- the LOC112056569 gene encoding threonylcarbamoyladenosine tRNA methylthiotransferase, which translates to MPGAVCEIIDDIEDLISSQDITPKERYASRKNVSVRSKKKESKDLEPVEKVILESVVPGTQTIYVKTWGCAHNNSDSEYMAGLLAAHGYKLTEDKWQAQLWLLNSCTVKSPAEDHFKNEIELGQSRGIHVVVAGCVPQGAPRATYLTGLSVVGVQQIDRIVEIVEETLKGHTVRLFGQKKTDGGKKAGGASLLLPKVRKNPLIEIIPINTGCLNQCTYCKTKHARGELGSYPPEEIVERARQSFTEGVCEIWLTSEDTGTYGRDIGTSLPELLWKLVEVIPEGCRLRLGMTNPPYILEHLAEVAKIMHHPRVYKFLHVPVQSGSDAVLSDMKREYTRADFETVVDFLTDKVPGMTIATDIICGFPTETEQDFQHTMALCKKYRFPSLFINQFFPRPGTPAAKMQRVPGQEVKKRTKELSEFFRSYEPYSHRVGETQQVLVTDVSHDKNYYVSHNEFYEQVLVPKVEGYMGKMLTVKITSATKFSMMGQPIDKPKMPGLTEPLKKGEVSGLTKVESKRVLPVPISMLLLAVLLRLIFWLIL; encoded by the exons ATGCCTGGTGCTGTTTGCGAAATAATCGACGATATTGAAGATTTAATATCTTCACAGGATATTACACCCAAAGAGAGATATGCGAGCCGGAAAAATGTTTCCGTACGATCGAAAAAGAAGGAGAGCAAAGACTTAGAACCCGTGGAAAAAGTGATTCTAGAGAGTGTCGTACCAG GCACTCAAACAATCTATGTGAAGACTTGGGGCTGCGCTCACAACAACTCAGACTCGGAGTACATGGCAGGACTGCTTGCTGCTCACGGCTATAAGCTAACGGAGGACAAGTGGCAGGCCCAGCTGTGGCTCCTCAACTCTTGCACCGTTAAAAGCCCTGCTGAGGATCATTTCAA AAACGAGATAGAGCTGGGGCAGAGCCGCGGAATTCACGTGGTGGTGGCAGGCTGCGTGCCACAGGGTGCTCCGCGCGCCACCTACCTGACAGGGCTCAGCGTGGTGGGGGTGCAGCAGATTGACAGGATCGTTGAGATTGTAGAGGAGACTCTGAAAG GTCACACAGTCAGATTGTTTGGTCAAAAAAAGACAGATGGCGGTAAAAAGGCGGGCGGCGCCTCCCTCCTCCTGCCCAAAGTGCGCAAGAACCCGCTCATAGAGATCATCCCCATCAACACGGGGTGCTTGAACCAGTGCACGTACTGTAAGACCAAACACGCCAGGGGTGAGTTGGGGAGTTACCCTCCGGAGGAGATTGTGGAGAGGGCGAGGCAGTCGTTCACAGAGGGTGTTTGCGAAATATGGCTGACTAGTGAAGACACTG GTACATATGGACGTGACATAGGGACGAGCCTTCCCGAGTTACTGTGGAAACTCGTGGAGGTCATACCCGAGGGCTGCCGGCTGCGACTGGGTATGACGAACCCGCCCTACATACTGGAACACCTCGCAGAAGTTGCCAAGATCATGCACCATCCCAGAGTTTACAA ATTCCTCCACGTGCCGGTACAGTCGGGCAGCGACGCCGTGCTGTCGGACATGAAGAGGGAGTACACGCGCGCCGACTTCGAGACCGTTGTCGACTTCCTCACTGACAA GGTCCCAGGAATGACGATAGCCACGGACATAATCTGCGGCTTCCCCACGGAGACGGAGCAGGACTTCCAGCACACCATGGCGCTGTGCAAGAAGTACCGGTTCCCCTCGCTCTTCATCAACCAGTTCTTCCCCCGCCCCGGCACGCCCGCCGCTAAGATGCAGAGG GTACCAGGTCAAGAAGTCAAAAAGCGTACAAAGGAACTATCAGAGTTCTTCCGCTCGTACGAACCCTACAGCCACCGGGTCGGAGAGACCCAGCAGGTGCTGGTGACAGATGTGTCCCACGACAAGAACTACTATGTTTCCCACAACGAGTTCTACGAACAAGTGTTAGTTCCCAAAGTGGAGGGTTATATGGGCAAGATGCTGACTGTGAAAATCACTAGTGCTACAAAGTTCTCTATGATGGGACAACCTATAG aCAAACCCAAGATGCCAGGTCTGACGGAACCATTAAAAAAGGGCGAGGTGTCAGGGTTGACGAAAGTGGAATCGAAGAGAGTGTTGCCTGTACCGATTTCCATGTTACTATTGGCTGTATTATTACGTTTGATATTTTGGTTGATTTTATAG
- the LOC112056513 gene encoding xylose isomerase, which translates to MSYPQTGKRQKVRDAKAAENVDYFQGIDKIEYNNMAASTDTNQFRYYNSSERVHSRSMEDWLKYSLSFTDFRNFGTDTHSRATVNRPWDDNTNTIDNYKRCIKAFYDLCTKLGVKYWTAFDTDLVPQTDNWDENKSHWDDIVEYISELTQKCQVKLLWMAPDLHSHPRYVCGAFTSNESTAFVQAATQIKKCLEVSQRLSAECFLLWPYREGYDAIFQTDVAREIKLFAKLLKITAEYKDRLNYRCQLLIMPYHGNFGRNRSSVGSLAWQPSGADDTLHRYMWDLTSCLYFLKHHTLDRYYKVVTPPGHHMYMANVYSMFGGVTITDRFNCSDAKAAALMMKCIVDQGAAPPAGVALQLRARFGELRDVLALHVRFMDSFARALRAAGSLVADQLFAKQLQHRYASYYSGFGARLVSGDVSIEECEEFYKKNQTHEPTCTRSEHYHVVFQRYLDACEHI; encoded by the exons ATGTCGTACCCTCAAACtggaaaaagacaaaaagtgaGAGATGCAAAAGCGGCTGAAAATGTGGATTATTTTCAAG GCATAGACAAAATAGAGTACAACAACATGGCGGCGAGCACAGATACCAACCAGTTCCGATATTATAACAGCAGTGAACGAGTGCATTCGCGCAGTATGGAGGACTGGCTCAAATATAGTCTCTCTTTTACTGACTTTAGGAATTTTG gtacaGATACCCATAGTAGAGCCACAGTAAACCGCCCATGGGATGACAACACAAACACCATAGACAATTACAAACGCTGCATCAAAGCGTTCTATGATCTATGCACCAAACTGGGGGTGAAGTACTGGACCGCTTTCGATACGGATCTAGTTCCACAGACAGACAACTGGGATGAAAATAAAAGTCATTGGGACGATATCGTGGAGTATATAAGCGAATTGACACAGAAATGTCAAGTAAAACTACTGTGGATGGCGCCGGACCTACATTCACACCCTAG ATATGTATGCGGTGCTTTCACAAGCAACGAATCTACCGCCTTCGTCCAAGCCGCAACACAGATCAAGAAATGTCTAGAAGTGTCTCAGCGTTTGAGCGCCGAGTGCTTCCTTCTGTGGCCGTACAGAGAAGGGTACGACGCCATCTTCCAGACCGATGTTGCCAGAGAGATAAAATTGTTCGCCAAACTACTGAAGATTACCGCTGAATATAAGGATAGGCTAAattatag GTGTCAATTGCTAATAATGCCCTACCACGGTAACTTTGGTAGGAATCGCAGCAGCGTCGGTAGCTTAGCATGGCAACCCTCGGGCGCGGACGACACGCTCCACAGATACATGTGGGACCTCACCAGTTGCCTGTATTTCCTCAAACACCATACCCTGGACAGATATTACAAGGTCGTCACTCCGCCTGGACACCATATGTATATGGCTAACGT GTACAGTATGTTCGGCGGGGTGACCATCACAGACAGGTTCAACTGCTCGGATGCCAAAGCCGCCGCTCTGATGATGAAGTGCATCGTTGACCAG GGCGCAGCGCCCCCCGCCGGCGTGGCGCTGCAGCTGCGTGCGCGCTTCGGCGAGCTGCGCGACGTGCTGGCGTTGCACGTCCGGTTCATGGACTCGTTCGCGCGCGCGCTGCGGGCGGCCGGCAGCCTCGTGGCCGACCAGCTGTTCGCCAAACAGCTGCAG CATCGCTACGCGTCGTACTATAGCGGGTTCGGTGCCCGGCTGGTGAGCGGGGACGTCTCCATCGAGGAGTGCGAAGAATTTTACAA AAAGAATCAAACCCACGAACCTACCTGCACGAGGTCGGAACATTACCACGTGGTGTTTCAGAGATACCTCGACGCGTGCGAACATATATGA
- the LOC112056515 gene encoding uridine-cytidine kinase-like 1: MSGKLNKFETPSSASSDSDSELALDLNEQVFLDEDDYTRAPASPTTVPNVRPYRPPSTGSNIMKSPRARRVRTTSMSQSNKRTTAESILHADRRTIYTAGRPPWYNCTGGQEVEPFVIGICGASASGKTTVAAKIIESLNIPWVTIVSMDSFYKVLNEKQHHLATRNEYNFDHPDAFDIELLIAVLQRLKEGKKVEVPIYNYVTHSRENRTKTMYGANVIIFEGILAFYNTDVVKLLDMKVFVDTDADIRLARRLRRDIVQRGRDLEGVLKQYMTHVKPAYQSYIAPSMAHADIIVPRGGENKVAISLIVQHVHKQLQLRGFKVREKLAIAHIGQPVPDSLFVLKDTPQVQGLHTFIRNKDTPRDEFIFYSKRLMRLVIEFALSLLPYSEHAVDTPQGFSYTGTYSERLMRLVIEFALSLLPYSEHAVDTPQGFSYTGRKCDVEKICGVSILRAGETMEQAVCDVCKDIRIGKILIQTNQQTDEPELYYLRLPKDIKDYRVILMDATVATGAAAIMAIRVLLDHDVPEDSISLVSLLMAEIGVHSIAYAFPKVKIVTSALDPEINEKFYVLPGIGNFGDRYFGTEPADDE, encoded by the exons ATGTCTGGGAAGCTGAACAAATTCGAGACACCAAGCTCGGCAAGCTCGGATAG TGACTCAGAGCTAGCACTGGACCTCAACGAGCAAGTGTTCCTAGATGAGGACGACTACACGCGGGCTCCCGCCTCGCCCACCACCGTGCCCAATGTGAGGCCTTACCGCCCGCCTTCCACAG GCTCAAACATAATGAAgtcgccgcgcgcgcgccgcgtgcGCACGACGTCCATGTCGCAGTCCAACAAGCGCACGACGGCCGAGAGCATCCTGCACGCGGACCGGCGCACCATCTACACGGCCGGCCGCCCGCCCTGGTACAACTGCACCGGGGGGCAGGAGGTGGAGCCGTTTGTCATTG GTATATGCGGCGCTAGCGCGTCGGGCAAAACCACAGTAGCAGCCAAAATCATAGAATCTCTCAACATACCGTGGGTCACTATTGTCAGTATGGACTCATTTTATAAG GTGCTAAACGAGAAACAGCACCACCTAGCGACGCGCAACGAATACAACTTCGACCACCCGGACGCGTTCGACATCGAGCTGCTCATCGCGGTGCTGCAGCGGCTCAAGGAGGGCAAGAAGGTGGAGGTGCCCATCTACAACTACGTCACGCACTCCCGGGAGAACCGcact AAAACGATGTACGGCGCAAACGTGATAATCTTCGAGGGTATCCTGGCGTTCTACAACACGGACGTGGTGAAGCTGCTGGACATGAAGGTGTTCGTGGACACGGACGCGGACATCCGCCTCGCCAGACGGCTGCGGAG AGACATCGTCCAAAGAGGTCGCGACTTAGAGGGTGTGTTAAAACAGTACATGACTCACGTGAAGCCGGCGTACCAGAGCTACATAGCGCCCAGCATGGCGCACGCCGACATCATCGTACCGCGCGGCGGAGAGAACAAAGTCGCCATCTCGCTCATCGTGCAGCACGTGCACAAACAGCTGCAGCTG CGCGGTTTCAAAGTGCGTGAAAAGTTGGCGATCGCGCACATCGGGCAACCCGTGCCGGACTCGCTGTTTGTGCTGAAGGATACACCGCAA GTCCAGGGACTCCACACATTCATCCGCAACAAGGACACGCCTCGCGACGAGTTCATCTTCTACTCGAAGCGTCTCATGCGGCTCGTCATAGAGTTCGCGCTGTCCCTGCTGCCGTACTCGGAGCACGCTGTGGATACGCCGCAGGGCTTCTCCTACACAGGTACATACTCCGAGCGTCTCATGCGGCTCGTCATAGAGTTCGCGCTGTCCCTGCTGCCGTACTCGGAGCACGCTGTGGATACGCCGCAGGGCTTCTCCTACACAG GTCGTAAATGCGACGTGGAGAAGATCTGCGGCGTGTCCATCCTGCGCGCCGGCGAGACCATGGAGCAGGCGGTGTGCGACGTCTGCAAGGACATCCGCATCGGCAAGATCCTCATACAGACCAACCAGCAGACCGACGAGCCTGAG TTATACTACCTGAGGCTGCCCAAAGACATCAAAGACTACCGCGTGATCCTCATGGACGCCACGGTGGCGACGGGCGCGGCCGCCATCATGGCCATCCGCGTGCTGCTCGACCACGACGTGCCCGAGGACAGCATCAGCCTCGTGTCGCTGCTCATGGCCGAGATCGGCGTGCACTCCATCGCCTACGCCTTCCCCAAG GTGAAAATCGTAACGTCAGCGCTGGATCCGGAGATCAACGAGAAGTTCTACGTGTTGCCCGGCATCGGCAACTTCGGCGACCGGTACTTCGGCACCGAACCCGCCGACGACGAGTGA